Genomic DNA from Thiosocius teredinicola:
TGCGGAGTTGATTGCCGACATGTTGATCTTGTCTTTCGGCTGCAGTTTGACCTTGACCAAGGTCGACAAGGCAACGCCAACCGGATAGTAGGTTCCGCCGGTACTGGCGGTCGCCAGCAGGTAGTCGCCCTCGGCTACGGCCTGGGTCGTCCCGCCGGCGGCAAATAGCGCCAGGGCGAACGCGGCAACGCCTCTCTTCATGCTGCTTTTCATTTGGTGGTCTCCTTCGGTACATCGTTTTTATCATTTACGGGCAGGCGCCCTTTTAGTCGCACACACGTCGCACATGCAGTGACGTACGCGCACCTCGACAATAAACCCGCTCCGCCGGTTAATTGCAACCGTCGGCGGCCAACGCCCTGGCGATTGCAGTTCTCACCAGGCGGTGCTGCGGTTTAACGGAGTCTAGTCGAGTGATGCAGGGCGCGGCTGGTGACGTGGTCGTTGCTACGGCAGCAACGCTGTCAGGATGCCCGTCCAACGGGGAAGGTTCAGCCCATGGAATCCCGGTACGGGCATTTTTCCTTGGTGCAGCGACCGTAGATGATCAGCGAATGATCTGTGATGGCGAACCCTTTCTTGGCCGCAACTTCGCGCTGCGCCTTCTCGATGGTGTCGTCGAAGAACTCCTCGACCCGGCCGCACTGGGCACAGACGATGTGATCGTGATGGTGGCCCCGATCGAGTTCAAAGACCGCCTGACCACCCTCGAAATGGTGACGTTCCGCCAGCCCGGCGTTAACGAACTGCGTCAGCACACGGTAGACGGTCGCCAGGCCGATCTCCTCGCCGCGTTCCAGCAATGCCTTGTAGACATCCTCCGCGGTCATGTGCCTGGCATCGGCCGATTCCAGAATCTCGAGAATTTTTACCCGGGGCAACGTGACCTTCAGCCCGGCCTTACGAATATCCTGGTTCTCCACCCCTCGCCTCCGCTGTAATCTTCCGGCAGTTTCGTTATTATTCTGAGCCTGCTCGGAAAGCCATTGATACAATCAGTAAATCATGCGTAAGCTTCTCATTTTATTCAGTCTAACCGCAACCTTACTGTCCGTGGGTTGTAGCTCCTTCAGTGAAGGTGCTCGCGATGTCGCAGATGTCATCCCGAACGCCCTTGACAAAGCGCCACTGATCTACCGCCCCACGATTCAGCAGGGCAATGTCGTCACCCAGGAACTGGTCAATGAATTGGAACCGGGCATGACCAAACGCCAGGTGCGCTTCCTGCTGGGAACGCCCATGCTGACCGACGTGTTTCACGCCGACCGCTGGGACTATGCCTACACCTTGGGTGAAGGCAGCACGCCGGATGAAATGAAACGCGTCACGGTGTATTTCGAAGACGACCGGTTGGTGAGAATCAACGGCGACCTGCGTCCCCAACCGCCGCATGAGCGCGTCGAGAAGAAAAAAGACGTGGTGGTGACGGTGCCGGATTGGGAAGGTGAAAAGAAAACCCTGTTCGAACGCGCCATGGGTGCCGTCGGTCTCGGAGACGACTAATCTCGACGGCAGTGCCCGTCAGGCGTTATCGCCGCCCTGCTCGCGCGCACCCTTCTTCATCGATTTGCCTTCGGCCGCGCGTTTCTTTCGCGCCTCTTTGGGATCGGCAATCAGCGGACGGTAGATCTCAATCCGATCTCCGTCATGTAGCGACGCTTTGAGCGTCGTGGCTTTGCCGAACACCCCGACCTTGTTCGACGCGAGGTCGATCTCCGGAAAGCGCTGCAAAAACCCCGATTGTTCGATAACGCCGCCAACCGTGGCGTCGGCCGGTACTCTCAGCTGTTCCAATGCCTGTTCGCCGGGTTTGGCGTAAACGATCTCCACGGTGATCTGCGGTTCAACCACGGTACACCTCGCGTGCCCTTTCCACGAATGATTCGACCAAGGTGTTGGCCGCCTGGTGAAACACCTTGCCGAAGGCAGCGTCTATCAACCTGCCGGCAAACTCGAACTCCAGGGTCAGCATCACTTTGCTGGCGTCATCGCGCAATACGAGAAACTGCCATTCACCGTGCAGCCGCTTGAAGGGCCCTTCGTTCAGCGCAATGCCCATTCGCGTCGGCGGTTCGAGCCTGTTGCAGGTCGAAAAAGTCTGGCTGATACCCAGCCGCGACACCTCGATTTCGCCACACAACTCGCGCTCATTGCGCGAGATCAATCGTGAACTGCTGCACCAGGGCAGGAAGTGCTGATAGCTTTCGACATCGGCCACCAGGTCGAACATCGCCTGTGCCGGATACGGTACCAGCGCCGATTTTTCCACTTTAGTCAATCGATCTCCCCGCCGTGTCTGCTGCTGGAAACCCGCGGTATCAACAAGCGATTTCGCTGCAGCAAACGATCCCGCTCAGCCGAACGCCTTGATCGAGTTGAGGAACACGATCACGATGCCGACCGGCGACACGAAGCGAATAACGAACCACCAAGCATCGAACAGGCGCTGCCGGCTGATCGACAGTTCCTCCAACGCCATTTGACGCCCGGCACCAAACCCAACGAACAGCGCAATCAGCAATCCGCCGAGCGGCAACATGATATTCGACGCGAGGAAATCTTTCAGATCGAATATTGTCTTGCCGAAAAGCTGGTACTCCTCGCCCGACCAGAGGTTGAACGACAGCACCGAACCGATGCCGATCAACCAAGCCAGGCCACCCACGGCGAACGCCGCTACCCCCCGTGTCCAGCCGCGACTGTCGACCAACCAGGCAACCGCCGGTTCGATGATCGAGATCGACGAAGACCAGGCCGCAAATACCAACAACACAAAGAACAAGGTGCCGAACCATTGACCACCCGGCATATTGCCGAAGGCGATCGGTAGCGTTTGGAAGATCAGGCCTGGACCGGACGACGGCTCCAGTCCGCTGGCGAAAACAATCGGGAAGATCGCCAGGCCGGCCAGCAGTGCGACGACGGTATCGGCCAGCGCAATCGTCAGGGTCGCACCAGTGATTGATGCATGATCGGGAACATAGGCGCCATACGCCATGATCGCCCCCATGCCGAGACTCAAGGTGAAAAACGCATGCCCCATGGCAACCACTACCGGTTCGCCGGTGAACTCGCAATTGAGCGCCTCGGGCGTACCGGTGCACAGCTGAAAGACCTTGGAGAAATCCGTGTTGAACAGAAAGCCGAAGCCGCGGGCAAAATCACCTTCGATGAAGGCGTACCCGACCATGATCAACAACATGATGAACAGCGCCGGCATCAGCACCGTTACTGCTCGCTCCAGGCCATTCTTTACCCCACGTGCGACGACCACGATAGTCATCAGGGTGAACACCGTGTGCCACAGCAACAGCGTCTGCCACGAACCGACGAGATCGCCAAACTTCTGCCCCGCGCCATCGGC
This window encodes:
- a CDS encoding RnfH family protein, whose product is MVEPQITVEIVYAKPGEQALEQLRVPADATVGGVIEQSGFLQRFPEIDLASNKVGVFGKATTLKASLHDGDRIEIYRPLIADPKEARKKRAAEGKSMKKGAREQGGDNA
- a CDS encoding outer membrane protein assembly factor BamE, encoding MGCSSFSEGARDVADVIPNALDKAPLIYRPTIQQGNVVTQELVNELEPGMTKRQVRFLLGTPMLTDVFHADRWDYAYTLGEGSTPDEMKRVTVYFEDDRLVRINGDLRPQPPHERVEKKKDVVVTVPDWEGEKKTLFERAMGAVGLGDD
- a CDS encoding sodium-dependent transporter; this translates as MGSRSASMHGMWSSRAVFIMATVGSAVGLGNIWKFPYITGEYGGGAFVVVYLICIALIGVPIMMAEILLGRRGRASPIATMKRLTREQHSSPLWTLVGYSGVLAGFLILSFYSVIAGWALAYVFDSAAGGLNGITADGAGQKFGDLVGSWQTLLLWHTVFTLMTIVVVARGVKNGLERAVTVLMPALFIMLLIMVGYAFIEGDFARGFGFLFNTDFSKVFQLCTGTPEALNCEFTGEPVVVAMGHAFFTLSLGMGAIMAYGAYVPDHASITGATLTIALADTVVALLAGLAIFPIVFASGLEPSSGPGLIFQTLPIAFGNMPGGQWFGTLFFVLLVFAAWSSSISIIEPAVAWLVDSRGWTRGVAAFAVGGLAWLIGIGSVLSFNLWSGEEYQLFGKTIFDLKDFLASNIMLPLGGLLIALFVGFGAGRQMALEELSISRQRLFDAWWFVIRFVSPVGIVIVFLNSIKAFG
- the fur gene encoding ferric iron uptake transcriptional regulator; the protein is MENQDIRKAGLKVTLPRVKILEILESADARHMTAEDVYKALLERGEEIGLATVYRVLTQFVNAGLAERHHFEGGQAVFELDRGHHHDHIVCAQCGRVEEFFDDTIEKAQREVAAKKGFAITDHSLIIYGRCTKEKCPYRDSMG
- a CDS encoding type II toxin-antitoxin system RatA family toxin, whose amino-acid sequence is MTKVEKSALVPYPAQAMFDLVADVESYQHFLPWCSSSRLISRNERELCGEIEVSRLGISQTFSTCNRLEPPTRMGIALNEGPFKRLHGEWQFLVLRDDASKVMLTLEFEFAGRLIDAAFGKVFHQAANTLVESFVERAREVYRG